In the genome of Perca fluviatilis chromosome 4, GENO_Pfluv_1.0, whole genome shotgun sequence, one region contains:
- the tsfm gene encoding elongation factor Ts, mitochondrial: MSLTFLFRTITRDVAKVSVCQHVQSLHTGCQLLAAEKALLMKLRKNTGYTFINCKKALEKFDNDMAQAETWLHEQAQKEGWSKANKLEGRKAKEGLIGLFIGDKAAVMVEVNCETDFVARNEKFQQLVKDVAFATLAHHRNKSQAGYVKSVLVGDELNNLSVNEGASLSDRVALTIGRLGENMSVRRAVAVGVPAEWHIGSYVHGGVSGQTEVAMGRYGALVVFQGGKEGERETLGRKLGQHIVGEAPVSLGNMDDLPCGESETRLLPQTFLGDPSRTVAQFLRGQQARVLDFVRFQCGETAGEEAK; encoded by the exons ATGTCTTTAACCTTTTTATTCAGAACAATTACAAGAGACGTTGCAAAG GTCAGCGTTTGCCAGCATGTACAGTCGTTACACACAGGTTGTCAGCTTCTGGCAGCTGAAAAAGCCCTCCTGATGAAACTGCGGAAAAACACCGGCTACACTTTCATTAACTGCAAGAAAGCCCTAGAGAAGTTTGATAACGACATGGCACAG GCAGAGACCTGGCTACATGAACAGGCCCAGAAGGAGGGCTGGAGCAAAGCTAACAAGCTGGAGGGTCGCAAAGCCAAAGAGGGTCTGATTGGCCTCTTTATAGGAGATAAAGCTGCAGTTATGGTGGAG GTTAACTGTGAGACAGACTTTGTCGCTCGCAACGAAAAGTTCCAACAGCTGGTTAAGGATGTGGCATTTGCCACCTTGGCTCACCACCGGAATAAAAGCCAGGCAGGATATGTGAAG AGTGTCCTGGTAGGTGATGAGTTAAACAATCTCAGTGTGAATGAAGGAGCTTCACTTTCTGACCGGGTGGCTCTCACAATAG GTCGCCTCGGTGAGAACATGTCAGTGAGGCGGGCGGTGGCAGTGGGTGTCCCCGCCGAGTGGCACATCGGCTCATATGTACACGGTGGTGTGAGCGGCCAGACTGAAGTGGCAATGGGTCGGTATGGCGCCCTTGTCGTATTTCAGGGTGGAAAGGAGGGAGAACGGGAAACTCTAGGACGTAAGCTGGGACAGCATATAGTGGGAGAGGCCCCTGTGTCTCTGGGCAACATGGATGACCTGCCTTGCGGTGAAAGTGAGACACGCCTGCTGCCTCAGACCTTCCTGGGAGACCCCAGCAGGACTGTGGCACAGTTTCTCCGGGGTCAACAGGCTCGAGTGCTGGACTTTGTCCGATTTCAGTGTGGCGAGACAGCCGGTGAAGAAGCAAAATGA
- the endou gene encoding poly(U)-specific endoribonuclease-A: MKAIAVFALWVTLFHQGYSNTLDSCQGRCGYGTDNSFSCQCNPSCERYRDCCSDYTEICKGDGGGGGSVITDAEIKALSETLYALDSNKASDSELVIDPQALVPDSQTSSKDDLASAPLFQYLNEEALFSRPTYAALLALLDNYDRMTGQTEDFSPEQLAEQDVFLKETMSNTELGRELFAFLYTKGIYASEEEFIQDLKMMWFGLYSRNKNKMDSSGFEHIFAGEIKGGKVSGFHNWIRFYLLEKKGQLNYYSHSFNGPWATYPDVMGMQFMWEGYYKQVGSSVIGCSPEFDFALYSLCYITRPGKQCRLSLGGKALIIQTYTWDNSFYGDGKKYIGSAFPATP; encoded by the exons ATGAAGGCCATTGCTGTCTTTGCACTTTGGGTGACCCTTTTCCACCAGGGATACAGCA ACACCCTGGACTCATGTCAGGGTCGGTGTGGTTATGGGACGGACAATAGTTTCTCCTGTCAGTGTAACCCGTCCTGTGAGCGCTACAGAGACTGTTGTTCTGACTACACTGAAATATGTAAAG GTGACGGAGGAGGTGGAGGTAGCGTGATCACTGATGCTGAGATCAAGGCTCTCTCTGAGACACTCTACGCTCTGGATTCAAACAAGGCTTCAGACTCAGAGTTGGTCATTGACCCTCAGGCTCTGGTGCCAGACTCTCAGACGAGCTCCAAAGACGATCTTGCCTCTGCACC CTTGTTCCAATACCTGAATGAGGAGGCTCTGTTCTCTAGACCCACCTACGCTGCTCTCCTGGCTTTGCTGGACAACTATGACAGGATGACTGGACAGACAGAGGACTTCAGTCCTGAGCAGCTGGCTGAGCAGGACGTCTTTCTCAAGGAGACCATGTCCAACACTGAGCTGGGCAGAGAGCTGTTTGCTTTTCTCTACACCAAAG GCATCTATGCATCAGAGGAAGAGTTCATTCAGGACCTGAAGATGATGTGGTTTGGTCTGTACTCCCGCAACAAAAACAAGATGGACTCCAGCGGCTTTGAACACATCTTCGCAG GAGAGATCAAGGGAGGAAAGGTGTCTGGTTTCCACAACTGGATTCGCTTTTATCTTCTCGAGAAAAAAGGACAGCTGAACTACTACAGCCACAGCTTCAATGGGCCT TGGGCTACCTACCCTGATGTCATGGGGATGCAGTTCATGTGGGAGGGCTACTACAAGCAGGTCGGTTCTTCAGTGATTGGCTGCAGCCCTGAATTTGACTTTGCCTTATACAGCCTCTGCTACATCACTCGCCCTGGAAAACA GTGTCGTCTGAGCCTGGGAGGGAAGGCGCTCATTATCCAAACGTACACGTGGGATAACTCTTTCTATGGTGATGGGAAGAAGTACATTGGCTCTGCCTTCCCTGCAACCCCATAA